From the Burkholderia mayonis genome, one window contains:
- a CDS encoding HEAT repeat domain-containing protein produces MSVKEYRQQIEAQLQTRRVSAAAEATAAPVDSDPIAIWNQALEHVVDSTLDPAGRRGALQILQAASFLAPQFASLHAEYLDTLRRLATDADSELRRMALDVLSNQKDDFARQKLTEGLSSPEDALVAPAVALGFLARDDHGSAHDIARDLLKQSTDQHVREQAVRVLGAAPAAKSLLDAVMKDKTEFRQVRRASAVALRALDPQMFAKCAQDILEDESDFEDIKATVAGALQRANVTPATPPSAPTKRPAKKGASRRRR; encoded by the coding sequence GTGAGCGTCAAAGAATACCGGCAGCAGATTGAAGCACAACTACAGACGCGCCGCGTGTCCGCGGCGGCTGAAGCGACTGCCGCGCCCGTCGACAGCGATCCCATAGCAATCTGGAATCAAGCGCTCGAGCACGTTGTCGACTCGACCCTCGACCCTGCGGGCCGAAGAGGCGCACTCCAGATTCTGCAGGCGGCCTCCTTCCTTGCTCCGCAGTTTGCATCGCTACACGCGGAGTACCTGGATACGCTGCGGCGCTTGGCGACCGATGCAGATAGCGAGTTGCGCCGCATGGCGCTGGATGTGTTGAGCAACCAGAAGGACGACTTCGCGCGCCAAAAATTGACGGAGGGCTTGAGCAGCCCGGAAGACGCACTCGTGGCCCCGGCCGTCGCGCTCGGTTTTCTCGCGCGCGACGACCATGGCTCTGCTCACGACATCGCGCGCGATTTGCTGAAGCAAAGCACCGATCAGCATGTTCGTGAGCAGGCCGTGCGCGTACTCGGTGCGGCCCCCGCCGCGAAGTCGCTGCTCGACGCCGTGATGAAGGACAAGACGGAGTTTCGGCAAGTTCGGCGCGCAAGCGCGGTCGCCTTGCGCGCACTCGACCCGCAGATGTTCGCGAAATGCGCACAGGACATCCTCGAAGACGAATCCGACTTCGAGGACATCAAGGCGACCGTGGCCGGCGCGCTTCAGCGCGCCAACGTCACGCCTGCTACGCCGCCCTCCGCACCGACGAAACGTCCGGCCAAGAAGGGCGCGAGCCGTCGGCGTCGATAG